From Nitrospiraceae bacterium, a single genomic window includes:
- a CDS encoding GAF domain-containing protein — protein sequence MRRFRTFRSSLIAQIGATFLLVFLMYSALLLVSSYMAAQLIGISTAIDQAGTERMRIYRLASLLLQLSAPQQEATLRDLITQETARWEKVLTGLRYGTADHAPIGEIEPSVMGQIQGLQDRWDLQLRPSIESATRASGMQLELAQQEYLRHADEFVDALSVMVHSLERNAAARTKTLYALQILFLILSAGLLGGAFILFHRTIRRPFQELTRGAERLAAGDLNTTLAVQSSNELGRLARTFEHMAQRTRQGIEELEALHATGQEISTLGIGGIEQVLRRIVDRAADLVRVDMAVIMVRHSVLECWIVEAASGQAFDTIRKQILLTEETPFSNEAYETKRPVVVADVGSCHDRLIHFRDEFGAQSYLAVPLLGPHDCIGVLTLLSTGTQRSFSEWDIRLAQQFAAYAAVTIENARLFDALQSESHLLRAKLHAVERNVAELTHEVKAPAGRVAEFASWIESDYGSRLDDKGRRYLEWIKKEGRDLAQLAERTLDLARITAVPSPLESVDTQAVVKEVLDLLAPLAQAARVTVTIADNLPRLACRRIHLKQVLENLIGNAIKYMGTQPHPRVDIGWDPSPHGAVIYVDDNGMGIDPAMTARIFEPFQRLCTADIPGAGIGLSIVKTVVEQYEGAIWVDSTPGIGSRFQFRLPVPGGKSAERGTGSPQSASLLSNLSYQAERG from the coding sequence ATGCGCCGATTCCGAACCTTCCGCTCTTCGTTGATCGCTCAGATCGGTGCCACCTTCCTCCTGGTGTTCCTCATGTACAGCGCCCTGTTGCTCGTTTCCTCCTACATGGCGGCACAGCTGATCGGAATCAGTACCGCGATCGATCAAGCCGGAACGGAACGGATGCGTATCTACCGGCTGGCTTCGCTGCTGCTGCAACTGTCGGCCCCCCAGCAGGAAGCGACACTTCGCGACCTCATTACCCAGGAAACGGCACGATGGGAGAAAGTCCTGACCGGCTTGCGATACGGCACGGCCGATCATGCCCCGATCGGCGAGATCGAGCCCTCGGTGATGGGGCAGATTCAGGGGCTGCAAGACCGTTGGGACCTGCAGCTCCGCCCGTCGATCGAATCGGCAACCAGAGCATCCGGGATGCAACTGGAACTGGCTCAGCAGGAATACCTCCGGCACGCCGATGAATTCGTCGATGCCCTTTCGGTCATGGTGCACAGCCTCGAACGCAATGCCGCAGCGAGAACGAAGACCCTCTATGCCCTACAAATTCTTTTTCTAATCCTGTCGGCCGGACTGCTGGGAGGCGCCTTCATCCTGTTCCACCGGACGATCCGCCGACCATTCCAGGAACTGACCCGGGGAGCCGAGCGGCTTGCGGCGGGAGACCTGAACACCACGCTTGCCGTGCAGTCGTCGAACGAGCTCGGTCGCCTAGCCCGCACTTTCGAACATATGGCGCAGCGAACCAGGCAGGGCATCGAGGAGCTGGAAGCGCTCCATGCGACCGGCCAAGAGATCAGCACACTCGGCATCGGAGGTATCGAGCAGGTGCTGCGACGTATCGTCGACCGCGCAGCCGACCTCGTCCGGGTAGACATGGCCGTCATTATGGTCCGCCACTCCGTCTTGGAATGTTGGATCGTGGAGGCCGCATCAGGACAAGCCTTCGACACCATCCGCAAACAGATTCTCCTCACCGAAGAAACCCCATTTTCCAACGAAGCGTACGAGACCAAACGTCCGGTCGTGGTCGCCGATGTCGGCAGCTGCCATGATCGCCTGATTCACTTTCGCGACGAGTTCGGAGCACAAAGCTATCTGGCCGTCCCGCTGCTCGGGCCGCACGACTGCATCGGCGTGCTGACCCTCCTGAGCACTGGGACCCAGCGGTCCTTCAGCGAATGGGATATCAGGCTGGCGCAGCAATTCGCGGCCTATGCGGCGGTCACCATCGAGAATGCACGGCTGTTCGACGCGCTGCAGTCCGAGTCACATCTCCTCCGCGCGAAGCTGCACGCCGTCGAACGCAACGTCGCGGAGCTGACTCACGAGGTGAAGGCGCCAGCCGGCCGCGTCGCGGAATTCGCATCCTGGATCGAATCGGACTACGGCAGCCGACTGGACGACAAAGGACGGCGCTATCTCGAATGGATCAAGAAGGAGGGACGCGATCTCGCACAGCTGGCGGAACGCACATTGGACCTGGCTCGCATCACGGCGGTTCCCAGCCCGTTGGAAAGCGTCGATACGCAGGCGGTCGTGAAGGAAGTGCTGGATTTACTCGCGCCCCTGGCCCAGGCGGCCAGGGTAACCGTGACGATTGCTGACAATCTTCCGCGGCTGGCCTGCCGCCGTATCCACCTCAAACAGGTGCTGGAAAATTTAATCGGGAACGCCATCAAATATATGGGTACGCAGCCGCATCCGCGTGTGGACATCGGTTGGGATCCCTCCCCGCACGGCGCGGTGATCTATGTAGACGACAACGGCATGGGCATCGATCCCGCGATGACGGCAAGGATCTTCGAGCCGTTTCAACGGCTCTGCACCGCCGATATCCCCGGCGCAGGCATCGGATTGTCTATCGTCAAGACCGTGGTCGAACAGTACGAGGGGGCCATCTGGGTCGATTCCACGCCAGGCATCGGCAGC